In Bombus affinis isolate iyBomAffi1 chromosome 11, iyBomAffi1.2, whole genome shotgun sequence, one genomic interval encodes:
- the LOC126921812 gene encoding myosin-VIIa isoform X2: MLRREQFYRLLLERVLGDYIWIEPISGREFDVAIGARVISAEGRRIQVKDDDNKEQWLTPERRIKAMHATSVQGVEDMISLGDLHEAGILRNLLIRYNENLIYTYTGSILVAVNPYQILPIYTAEQIKLYKDRKIGELPPHIFAIGDNSYAHMNRYGQDQCIVISGESGAGKTESTKLILQYLAAISGKHSWIEQQILEANPILEAFGNAKTVRNDNSSRFGKYIDIHFNEQGVIEGAKIEQYLLEKSRIVSQSLDERNYHVFYCMLAGLSKEEKLKLELEDASSYKYLTGGGSITCEGRDDAAEFADIRSAMKVLLFSDMEIWEILKLLAALLHMGNVKYRATVVDNLDATEIPEQTNVQRVAHLLGVPVQSLIDALTRKTIFAHGETVVSTLSRDQSVDIRDAFVKGIYGRLFVHIVKKINEAIYRPKNMSRSAIGVLDIFGFENFSHNSFEQFCINYANENLQQFFVQHIFKLEQEEYNHEGINWQHIEFVDNQDALDLIAIKQLNIMALIDEESKFPKGTDQTMLAKIHKTHGSHRNYLKPKSDINTSFGLNHFAGVVFYDTRSFLEKNRDTFSADLLQLIHISSNKFLQACFAEDIGMGSETRKRAPTLSTQFKKSLDSLMKTLCSCQPFFIRCIKPNEYKKPMMFDRGLCCRQLRYSGMMETIRIRRAGYPIRHSFPEFVERYRFLIPGIPPAHKVDCHAVTSKICHIVLGRSDYQLGHTKVFLKDAHDLFLEQERDRVLTRKILILQRNIRGWVYRRRFLRMRAAATVVEKYWRGYAQRQRYKRMRIGYMRLQALIRSRVLSHRFRHLRGHIVALQARARGYLVRKMYQKKLWAIVKIQAHVRRLIAQRRYKKIKYEYRLHVEALRLRKKEERELKDQGNKRAKEIAEQNYRERMQELERKEIEMELEDRRRMEIKKNLINDAAKKQDEPVDDSKLVEAMFDFLPDSSSEAPTPARETSVFNDLPAPKADQQEIISPVQTASEDEEDLSEFKFQKFAATYFQGNITHQYSRKPLKHPLLPLHTQGDQLAAQALWITILRFTGDLPEPRFHTMDRDTTSVMSKVTATLGRNFIRSKEFQEAQMMGVDPETFLRQKPRSIRHKLVSLTLKRKNKLGEDVRRKLQEDEYTADSYQSWLEARPTSNLEKLHFIIGHGILRAELRDEIYCQICKQLTNNPSKSSHARGWILLSLCVGCFAPSEKFVNYLRAFIREGPPGYAPYCEDRLKRTFNNGTRNQPPSWLELQATKSKKPIMLPITFMDGNTKTLLADSATTARELCNQLSDKISLRDQFGFSLYIALFDKVSSLGSGGDHVMDAISQCEQYAKEQGAQERNAPWRLFFRKEIFAPWHEPTEDQVATNLIYQQVVRGVKFGEYRCDKEEDLAMIAAQQYYIEYHTDMNVDRLYTLLPNYIPDYCLTGIDKAIDRWGHLVLQAYKKSYYLKEKVPALRVKEDIVGYAKFKWPLLFSRFYEAYRNSGPNLPKNDVIIAVNWTGVYVVDDQEQVLLELSFPEITTVSSQKTNKMFTQTFNLSTVRGEEFTFQSPNAEDIRDLVVYFLEGLKKRSKYVIALQDYKAPGEGSSFLTFQKGDLIILEDESTGETVLNSGWCIGTCERTGEKGDFPAETVYVLPSLTKPPNDILSLFSIEGTENGRKLYPQQVNGVESRDKPHTLLEYAIDHFRTPPKRTMSKALTLTTARRGHTDELWHHSRDPIKQPLLKKLISKEELAEEACFAFNAILKYMGDLPTKRPRIGNEYTDLIFDGPLKNEILRDEIYCQIMKQLTDNRNRLSEERGWELMWLATGLFTCSQSLLKELTLFLRTRRHPISQDSLQRLQKTLRNGQRKYPPHQVEVEAIQHKTTQIFHKVYFPDDTDEAFEVDSSTRAKDFCQNIAQRLNLRSAEGFSLFVKIADKVISVPEGDFFFDFVRHLTDWIRKARPSRDGVSPQFTYQVFFMKKLWTNTVPGKDRNADLIFHFHQELPKLLRGYHKCTKEEASRLAALVYRVRFGESKQELQAIPQMLRELIPGDLVKVQSSNDWKRSIIAAYNQDAGMSPEDAKITFLKIVYRWPTFGSAFFEVKQSTEPNYPELLLIAINKHGVSLIHPQTKDILVTHPFTRISNWSSGNTYFHMTIGNLVRGSKLLCETSLGYKMDDLLTSYISLMLTNMNKQRTIRIK, from the exons ATGTTAAGACGCGAGCAATTTTATCGGTTGTTGTTAGAACGTGTGCTC GGAGATTACATATGGATCGAACCAATCTCAGGAAGAGAATTTGACGTTGCGATCGGAGCACGAGTAATTTCCGCGGAAGGCAGACGCATTCAAGTGAAAGACGACGATAACAAG GAACAATGGCTGACTCCGGAAAGGCGAATAAAGGCGATGCACGCCACTTCTGTGCAAGGTGTAGAAGACATGATCAGCTTAGGAGACCTCCATGAAGCTGGTATTCTAAGGAATTTGTTGATTCGCTACAACGAGAATCTCATATAT ACCTATACGGGTTCCATTCTAGTCGCCGTGAATCCGTATCAAATATTACCAATTTATACCGCTGAACAAATCAAACTGTACAAGGATCGTAAAATCGGAGAGCTACCGCCACACATATTTGCCATCGGAGATAATAGTTACGCGCATATGAATCGATACGGTCAAGATCAGTGCATAGTGATCAG CGGGGAAAGCGGAGCCGGCAAAACGGAAAGTACAAAACTAATTTTGCAATATTTGGCAGCGATTAGTGGCAAGCATTCTTGGATCGAACAGCAAATTTTGGAAGCAAATCCCATCTTGGAAG CGTTCGGCAATGCCAAGACGGTACGAAACGACAATTCGTCTCGCTTTGGAAAATACATCGACATTCATTTCAACGAGCAAGGGGTGATAGAAGGAGCAAAGATCGAGCAATATCTTTTGGAGAAATCGCGAATAGTCTCGCAAagcctggacgagagaaattatCATGTATTCTATTGTATGCTGGCTGGTCTTTCGAAAGAAGAGAAGTTGAAACTGGAACTGGAAGATGCCTCTTCGTACAAGTATCTAACGGGG GGTGGTAGTATCACGTGCGAGGGGCGGGACGATGCCGCGGAGTTTGCCGACATTAGATCAGCCATGAAAGTTTTGCTGTTTTCCGACATGGAAATATGGGAGATACTTAAGCTGTTGGCTGCCCTATTGCACATGGGAAACGTCAAATACAGAGCCACCGTCGTAG ATAATTTGGACGCTACTGAAATTCCTGAACAGACAAATGTGCAGAGGGTAGCGCACTTACTGGGTGTACCCGTTCAATCTTTGATAGACGCTCTAACTCGAAAAACGATATTCGCTCACGGTGAGACTGTT GTGTCTACGTTGTCCAGGGACCAATCGGTGGATATCAGAGACGCGTTCGTCAAGGGAATATACGGACGATTGTTCGTACATATCGTGAAAAAGATAAACGAAGCGATCTATAGGCCCAAGAACATGTCCAGAAGCGCCATAGGTGTATTGGATATATTCGGCTTTGAAAATTTCAGTCACAATAGCTTCGAGCAGTTTTGCATCAACTATGCCAATGAAAATCTGCAACAATTCTTCGTGCAACATATCTTTAAGCTGGAACAAGAAGAATACAATCACGAAGGTATCAACTGGCAGCATATCGAGTTCGTCGACAATCAGGATGCGCTCGATTTGATAGCTATCAAGCAGTTGAACATTATGGCCTTGATAGACGAAGAATCAAAGTTTCCGAAAGGTACGGACCAAACCATGTTAGCTAAGATACACAAAACGCACGGCAGTCATCGGAATTATTTAAAACCAAAATCAGATATCAATACGTCGTTCGGCCTTAATCACTTCGCCGGTGTCGTGTTCTACGATACCAGAAGCTTCCTCGAGAAGAACAGGGACACGTTTAGCGCCGATTTATTGCAGCTGATTCATATATCGTCGAATAAATTTTTGCAAGCCTGTTTCGCCGAGGACATCGGTATGGGATCAGAGACTAGGAAACGAGCACCTACTCTGTCCACTCAGTTCAAGAAATCCTTGGACTCCCTGATGAAAACATTGTGCAGTTGCCAACCTTTCTTCATCAGATGTATCAAACCAAACGAGTACAAGAAACCGATGATGTTCGACAGAGGACTTTGTTGTCGACAATTGAGATACTCCGGTATGATGGAAACGATTCGAATTCGTAGAGCTGGTTATCCTATCAGACATTCCTTCCCGGAGTTCGTGGAGAGATATCGGTTTCTCATTCCGGGTATACCTCCGGCGCATAAGGTCGACTGCCATGCGGTTACATCCAAAATCTGTCACATAGTATTGGGAAGATCGGATTATCAACTCGGGCATACAAAAGTGTTTCTCAAAGACGCTCACGACTTGTTCTTGGAGCAGGAACGCGATCGCGTTTTAACGCGGAAGATTCTAATCCTACAACGCAACATACGTGGCTGGGTTTACAGAAGAAGATTCCTTCGCATGAGAGCAGCCGCAACTGTCGTCGAAAAGTACTGGAGGGGCTACGCGCAACGACAACGATACAAACGTATGCGTATCGGCTATATGCGACTTCAAGCGCTGATCAGATCGCGAGTGTTATCGCACAGATTCAGGCATCTCAGGGGACACATAGTCGCTCTTCAAGCCCGAGCCAGAGGCTACCTGGTACGGAAAATGTACCAAAAGAAATTGTGGGCGATCGTGAAGATACAAGCTCACGTTCGAAGATTGATCGCCCAAAGACGCTACAAAAAGATCAAGTATGAGTATCGGTTGCACGTCGAAGCGTTGAGGCTTCGAAAGAAAGAAGAGCGGGAGTTGAAGGACCAAGGGAATAAACGGGCGAAAGAAATTGCCGAGCAGAACTATAGAGAACGAATGCAAGAATTGGAAAGAAAAGAGATAGAGATGGAACTGGAAGACCGGCGCAGAATGGAGATTAAGAAGAATCTAATAAACGATGCAGCCAAAAAACAAGACGAACCGGTCGACGATAGTAAATTGGTCGAGGCGATGTTTGATTTTCTACCGGATTCGAGCAGCGAGGCTCCAACACCTGCTAGGGAAACCTCTGTGTTCAATGATCTACCTGCGCCAAAGGCAGACCAACAGGAGATCATTAGCCCCGTTCAAACGGCATCGGAGGACGAGGAAGATTTATCGGAATTCAAGTTTCAAAAATTCGCGGCAACTTACTTTCAAGGGAATATTACGCATCAGTATTCGAGGAAGCCTCTGAAACACCCGTTGCTGCCTTTGCACACTCAAGGAGATCAGCTGGCTGCCCAAGCACTTTGGATCACGATACTTCGTTTTACCGGAGACTTACCCGAGCCTAGATTTCACACGATGGACAGAGATACGACCTCGGTCATGTCGAAAGTCACAGCGACTCTTGGTCGTAATTTTATACGAAGCAAAGAGTTCCAAGAGGCGCAAATGATGGGCGTCGATCCGGAAACGTTTCTCAGACAAAAGCCACGATCGATAAGACATAAGTTGGTCTCGTTAACGCTGAAACGAAAAAACAAATTGGGCGAGGATGTCAGGCGGAAACTACAAGAGGACGAATACACGGCGGATAGTTATCAGTCCTGGCTGGAAGCGAGACCTACCTCGAACCTCGAGAAGCTTCATTTCATTATCGGTCATGGAATATTGCGTGCGGAATTAAGAGACGAGATATACTGTCAAATATGCAAACAACTGACCAACAACCCATCCAAGTCGTCGCACGCTCGCGGTTGGATCTTACTATCGCTCTGCGTCGGATGTTTCGCTCCGTCCGAGAAATTCGTCAATTACTTGCGAGCATTCATCAGGGAGGGACCACCCGGATATGCGCCGTACTGCGAGGATCGGCTCAAGAGAACGTTCAACAACGGTACGCGAAACCAACCGCCAAGCTGGTTGGAGCTTCAAGCGACCAAATCCAAGAAACCAATTATGTTGCCGATCACGTTTATGGATGGTAACACCAAAACGCTGCTCGCTGATTCCGCCACCACCGCCAGAGAACTGTGCAATCAGCTCTCCGATAAGATATCGTTGCGCGATCAGTTCGGATTTTCTCTTTATATCGCGTTGTTTGATAAAGTCTCGTCGCTCGGCAGCGGCGGTGACCACGTGATGGATGCCATCTCGCAGTGTGAGCAATACGCCAAGGAACAAGGTGCTCAAGAACGGAATGCTCCGTGGAGATTGTTCTTCAGAAAGGAGATATTCGCGCCTTGGCATGAACCGACCGAAGATCAAGTCGCTACCAATTTAATTTATCAACAGGTGGTTAGGGGAGTAAAATTCGGCGAATATCGTTGCGATAAAGAAGAAGATTTAGCGATGATAGCTGCTCAACAATATTACATCGAATATCACACCGACATGAACGTCGACAGACTTTACACTCTTTTGCCGAATTACATACCGGACTATTGCCTGACCGGTATCGACAAAGCGATCGACAGATGGGGACATCTGGTTCTACAGGCATATAAAAAG AGTTATTATTTAAAGGAGAAGGTACCTGCTTTGCGGGTTAAAGAGGATATCGTCGGTTATGCAAAGTTCAAGTGGCCATTACTCTTTTCTCGCTTCTACGAAGCGTACAGAAATTCCGGGCCGAATTTGCCGAAGAACGACGTTATCATAGCCGTGAATTGGACCGGAGTGTACGTCGTCGACGATCAAGAACAAGTACTTCTCGAATTGTCGTTTCCCGAAATCACCACCGTGTCTAGTCAAAA AACGAATAAAATGTTCACGCAAACGTTCAACTTGTCAACGGTGCGAGGAGAGGAATTCACTTTTCAAAGCCCTAACGCCGAAGACATTCGCGATCTGGTGGTATACTTTTTAGAAGGTTTGAAGAAACGTAGCAAATATGTTATCGCTTTGCAAGATTACAAGGCACCAGGCGAAGGTTCGTCGTTCTTGACCTTTCAAAAGGGGGATCTTATTATTCTGGAGGACGAGAGTACCGGTGAAACTGTCCTTAATTCGGGATGGTGCATCGGCACTTGCGAAAGAACCGGAGAAAAAGGCGATTTTCCAGCCGAGACAGTATACGTTTTGCCCTCGCTAACGAAACCACCAAACGATATTTTA TCCCTATTCAGCATCGAAGGAACGGAAAATGGCCGCAAATTATATCCACAGCAAGTAAACGGAGTAGAATCCCGTGACAAACCTCATACCCTATTAGAATACGCTATTGATCACTTCCG AACACCGCCAAAGAGGACTATGTCAAAGGCGTTGACCCTAACAACAGCGCGACGCGGACACACCGACGAATTGTGGCATCATTCCAGAGATCCTATTAAACAACCTCTCTTAAAAAAGTTGATATCGAAAGAAGAGTTAGCCGAGGAAGCGTGTTTCGCTTTTAACGCGATCTTGAAATACATGGGTGATTTGCCAACGAAAAGACCGCGTATCGGCAACGAGTATACGGATCTTATTTTTGACGGACCATTGAAAAACGAAATTCTTCGAGACGAAATTTATTGTCAAATCATGAAACAACTAACCGATAATCGAAATAGACTGAGCGAAGAACGTGGTTGGGAATTGATGTGGCTTGCCACCGGCCTCTTCACTTGCAGCCAAAGTcttttaaaa GAATTGACTCTGTTTTTACGCACGAGACGGCATCCCATATCTCAGGATTCTTTACAAAGGCTACAAAAAACCTTACGTAACGGTCAACGAAAGTATCCTCCACACCAAGTGGAAGTAGAAGCTATACAGCACAAAACAACGCAAATATTTCACAAAGTTTACTTTCCTGACGACACGGACGAA GCGTTCGAAGTGGATTCGTCAACGAGAGCTAAAGATTTTTGTCAAAATATAGCGCAAAGACTGAACTTACGCTCTGCAGAAGGATTCAGTCTGTTTGTGAAGATTGCCGATAAAGTCATCTCGGTTCCAGAAGGAGATTTCTTCTTCGACTTTGTACGACATTTGACGGATTGGATAAGAAAAGCTCGACCCTCTCGCGATG GTGTATCGCCTCAATTTACGTATCAAGTATTTTTCATGAAGAAATTGTGGACCAACACTGTTCCTGGTAAAGACAGGAACGCAGACCTCATTTTCCACTTTCACCAGGAGCTTCCTAAATTATTAAGAG GTTACCATAAATGTACCAAGGAAGAAGCATCCAGATTAGCAGCACTAGTGTACAGAGTTCGTTTTGGTGAAAGCAAGCAGGAACTTCAAGCTATTCC